CTTGGCTTTTTGCTCTTCCAACAAGGCGAGGATGCGTTCGTTGACGGCGTGATTGTGCGCGAGTTGCAACTGCGCTTTGGCGCGCTGGACGGCTTTGCCAAAGCGCTCACGGTCGAACGGTTTGAGCAAGTAATCCACCGCGTGTACATCAAAGGCGCGCACGGCGTATTGATCGTAAGCCGTCACGAAAATTACCAGCGGCAATTCATCGAGCGCACTCAACACCTCGAAGCCATCCACCTCTGGCATCTGCACATCGAGGAAAAGCAGTTCGGGCTTGGCGCGGCTGATGAGTTCGACCGCTTCGTGGCCGTTGGCGCATTCGCCGATGATTTGGATCTCGGCATCGCCGCGCAGCATCTCGCGGATGACGGTGCGGCCCAGCGGTTCGTCATCAACGATGATGGCGCGGATGTGTTTTACTTCAGTGGTCATGCTTTAGCGGAAGTTCCAGTGTCACCAACAACCCGCCTTCCGGCACGTTCAGCAATTCGAACTTGTGCGCGCTGCCGTAAAGTTGTTTCAACCGGCCCTCGGTATTGGTCAGCCCGACGCCGCGTGAGGCGATGTTGCCGCGCTGCGGTAATTGCAAGCCAGGGCCATCGTCTTGCACTTGCAAACGCAAGCTGCCATTGCGGCGGGCGGCGCGAATCTGAATATGCCCCGCCGCCGCGCGCAGCACGATGGCGTATTTGATCGAATTTTCGACGATGGGTTGCAGGATCAAGTTGGGTACGTGCGCGTCCAGTGCTTCGGGTTCGATGTCCAGCGTCACTTGCAAGCGGTCTTGAAAGCGAATGCTCTCGATTTCCAAGTAGCCGCGCAGGAATTCCATTTCCTGCCGCAAGGTCACTTCGTGCTGGCCCGCGTTGTCGAGCGTCAGCCGCAGAAAGTCGCCTAGCCGCGCGGTCATCCGGTTGGCGGCTTCGACATCGGTCAATTGCAGCGCCGAGATTGAGTTCAACGTGTTGAACAGGAAGTGCGGCTGCAATTGCATCTTCAGCGCTTGCAACTGCGCCTGCGCGAGTTGCGCTTCCAACTGCGAAGCGCGCAATTCGCCCGCCTGATAGCGCTCATAATAATCCGTCACGCTGCTGACCAGTAGGAACGTGCCATAGCACATAAATCCGACGGGCAGGTTGAACAGCAAATCGGAATCGTAGAGCGCCAGCAACGTTTGCCGACGCGCGTAAGCATCTACATAAAGGAACCAACAAAGCGGCAGATAAATAAACCGATGCGCCACTGTCAGCGCGAAACACGCCAGCAAATGCGCCAGCGCGTGGCGTTGCCAGTTTTGCCGCTCCAAGGGAAAGCGCCGTGTCAGCCACAACACCAATGGCGCGAGAGCGGCCCACAAAATCCAATACGGCACTTCCCATATCAGCATCTGCACCAATGCGGGCGGGTGCGCAAAGATTTCGACGTAATGGCTGGAAAAGAAATAATAGTTAAGCGTGAAGGCCAGCGCGATCAACAGCCAGCCCGCCGCAATCGAGGCCCACAAGGTACGATGTCGTTGCCACATATTCAGACTTCAGACTTCAGACTTCAGACTTCAGACTTCACAACCGAATGCCGCAACTAAAACAGGCTGACAACAAAGGTCTGAGGTCTGAGGTCTGAAGTCTGAAGTCTGAGGTCTGCTTAAAAAGGT
This portion of the Acidobacteriota bacterium genome encodes:
- a CDS encoding response regulator transcription factor — encoded protein: MTTEVKHIRAIIVDDEPLGRTVIREMLRGDAEIQIIGECANGHEAVELISRAKPELLFLDVQMPEVDGFEVLSALDELPLVIFVTAYDQYAVRAFDVHAVDYLLKPFDRERFGKAVQRAKAQLQLAHNHAVNERILALLEEQKAKTRYLERLVVKANGRVFFLKTSDVDWIEAAGNYVCLHARQETYLLRETLSSLETQLDPQKFPRIHRSQIVNVERIRELQPWSHGEYHVILHDGTQLTLSRSYREGLHALLGKTL
- a CDS encoding histidine kinase, translating into MWQRHRTLWASIAAGWLLIALAFTLNYYFFSSHYVEIFAHPPALVQMLIWEVPYWILWAALAPLVLWLTRRFPLERQNWQRHALAHLLACFALTVAHRFIYLPLCWFLYVDAYARRQTLLALYDSDLLFNLPVGFMCYGTFLLVSSVTDYYERYQAGELRASQLEAQLAQAQLQALKMQLQPHFLFNTLNSISALQLTDVEAANRMTARLGDFLRLTLDNAGQHEVTLRQEMEFLRGYLEIESIRFQDRLQVTLDIEPEALDAHVPNLILQPIVENSIKYAIVLRAAAGHIQIRAARRNGSLRLQVQDDGPGLQLPQRGNIASRGVGLTNTEGRLKQLYGSAHKFELLNVPEGGLLVTLELPLKHDH